The genomic region CGGCCGAAGGGACGGCTCGGGCTGAGCAGGCTCCTGTTCCTGCTCGGCTACGCGGGGGACCAGGGATTCCGGGACGAAGCCGTCGCCGCGGTAGAACACACGGACCTTTGGAGCGCGCTGGCCGAATCCCTGGCGCAGCTTTCCGACCGGGCACTGAGCCGCGGCGTGCTGCAGGGGTACCTCATGGTGGAGGAATCCCTCCGGACCGTCAAGGGCCGCATCCGGATCTCGGACCAGATCTCCCGCCGGCCGGGGATGCTAGTCCCCTTGGAAGTCTCCTACGACGAATTCACCGAGGACATCGCGGAGAACCGGATTCTACGCGCCGCGCTGGAACGGATGTCCCAGGTGCCGCGGGTCCGGCCCGAGGTTCTCAGCCGGCTGCGCCAGCTGAAGGGAAAGCTCGACGCCGTGACGCGCCTTCAGTCCGGCGCGCCGCTGCCGCAGTGGCGCCCCAGCCGGATGAACACCCGCTACCACGCGGCTCTCCGGCTCGCCGAGCTGATCCTGCGGAACGCCTCTGCGGAGGCCGGCGACGGCAAGCAGCAGTCGGCGTCGTTCGTGGTGGACATGGCCAAGGTGTTCGAGGACTTCGTCGGAACGGCACTGCGCGAAGCCATGGCCGCCTACCCCGGAGAAATGCGGCTGCGCTACAACGCCCTGCTGAACGAGGCGGTGCGCGACTCCGACCGGATTGTGGTCCAGCCCGGGGCCGTCCACTTCCTCGGCGGCCAGCCCGTCATGGTGTACGACGCCAAGTACAAGGCCGCGGCCGACGTCGGCGCATCACTCTCGGGCGACCATTATCGGATGCTGGCCTACTGCACATCCCTGCGGGTGCCGACGGCGTGGATCATTTACCCGGGCGCAGGGGAAATCAAGCTGCGCCGGATTCTCAACACCGACATCGATATTGTCGAGTTCCCGCTGGATCTGTCCCTGCCGCCGTCGGAGATCCTGGCCGCGGTGGCAGATCTTGCCCAGCAGTCCTGGGGCGAAGTGCTCCGGCAAGCCAGTATCGACCGTTCGGCGGGTTAAGCCGATCCGCCGGTAAACCGGTCAGCGAGCTAGGCGGATTCGTCCTGCCGGACGCCGACTGTCAGCAAGTGATCCAGAAGCGCCTTTTCCGGCTGTCCGGGGTTGTTGGCGACGTGCCACCGAAGTCTGTCCTGCGCTTCAGCATCCTCCGGGTTGGTGGATGCGAGAACCTCATTAATGATCGAGGTCGACTGCCGACGCAAGGGTTCGAGATCCGGATCCGCTCCGCGGAGCCTGCGGGGCAGGACGGCACGGTGCGTGGAGTGGCTCAAGGGACGGAGCGGCAGAACTGCAGGACTGGAATCTGCTGGCGCAGCAGCCGGGTCGGGCTCGTTGTTAGACGTCAGCAAGTGCGGCATGTGCGCTCTCCCGTGTTAGCAGTACGCGTTGGTACTGACCGAATTCTCGCTAAATCCCCCGGAGTCGAATACTAGCGGAGACGATTCGGCCTGCCCCGGCGGGGCCGCGCGACACGCAGGACGTCTTGTGGTGCTGTGGTGCTGTGGCGCATGCCGGGACGGATTTCTGGCTCTTAGCGACTGCGGCAGCTGGCTCACGCCGGAGGCTGGCTCTGGAGGAAGGCATCGAGCCGGAGCTCCACCGCGGATGGATCCTTGAGCTCGCACTCCCACACAGTCAGCACCTGCCAGCCGTCACGTTCGAGCTGGAGCCGCTGGGCGGCGTCGCGGTTCCGGGTTCGTGTGCGCTTGGTTTCCCAGAATTCAGCGTTGGCTTGGGGTGCGTGCTGACCGGCCCGGCAATCGTGGAAATGCCAGAAACAGCCGTTGACGAAGATGACCTTGTGGCGGCCCGCGAAGACGAGATCGGGATTGCCCGGGAGTTTGCCGCCGCCAGCGCTGCCATGCAGGCGGTAGCGGTAACCCTTCGCGTGCAACAGCTTACGGACCAGCAGTTCTGGCTTGGTGTTCTTGCCGCGGATGCGGGACATGTTCCAGCTGCGCCGCTCCGGGGTCAGCTTGTCCGCCATCATTTAAGTCTAGGCGGCTGCCGGGCAGGTGGCCGGCGTCGGCGGCGGTGGACATCGGCGGCGGTGGCCGGGACGCGACGTCGGGCGTTAGATCTCCCGCTCCGGGTGTTCGCCGAACTGGAAGTGGCGTCCGCTGACTGACGTCGGCGTAATTTCCACGTAGAAGTCTTTCAGCGTGGGAACCCAGGGCTTGAGGCCGAGGGCCTCGGCCTCGGCGATATCCGCCGATTGATCAAGCACGCGCGCCGTGCCGCGCAGGACCACGGACCACGCTTCCTCGGACAGGATCCCGTCGGTTTCGAAGAGCACCTTCGAGTTGATGGTGA from Arthrobacter sp. NicSoilB8 harbors:
- a CDS encoding McrC family protein, whose translation is MPLRGGAAASCRHVVLDELSAGVVERLDPDTAAYVNASGLAKASPMGMGLYRIEPVGTVGSVRTPTVQLEVRPKGRLGLSRLLFLLGYAGDQGFRDEAVAAVEHTDLWSALAESLAQLSDRALSRGVLQGYLMVEESLRTVKGRIRISDQISRRPGMLVPLEVSYDEFTEDIAENRILRAALERMSQVPRVRPEVLSRLRQLKGKLDAVTRLQSGAPLPQWRPSRMNTRYHAALRLAELILRNASAEAGDGKQQSASFVVDMAKVFEDFVGTALREAMAAYPGEMRLRYNALLNEAVRDSDRIVVQPGAVHFLGGQPVMVYDAKYKAAADVGASLSGDHYRMLAYCTSLRVPTAWIIYPGAGEIKLRRILNTDIDIVEFPLDLSLPPSEILAAVADLAQQSWGEVLRQASIDRSAG
- a CDS encoding very short patch repair endonuclease; translated protein: MADKLTPERRSWNMSRIRGKNTKPELLVRKLLHAKGYRYRLHGSAGGGKLPGNPDLVFAGRHKVIFVNGCFWHFHDCRAGQHAPQANAEFWETKRTRTRNRDAAQRLQLERDGWQVLTVWECELKDPSAVELRLDAFLQSQPPA
- a CDS encoding pyridoxamine 5'-phosphate oxidase family protein — its product is MMFEHEDGNPILKLDDEQSWKLIDSTKHGRLVVTVAGEPDIFPVNYAASDRKLFLRTAPGNKLAELTINSKVLFETDGILSEEAWSVVLRGTARVLDQSADIAEAEALGLKPWVPTLKDFYVEITPTSVSGRHFQFGEHPEREI